In the genome of Dromiciops gliroides isolate mDroGli1 chromosome 1, mDroGli1.pri, whole genome shotgun sequence, the window atataGAGACAGAAGTGAGAGAGTGATGTTGAGGGGATAAGGAAGGTCCCTTGTGCTTCAGTTAGGTGgaaggaggcagaagtgaggagggagggagatgggagacATGGGGACAGTAGGAGACAGTTTGGCTGTTGCCTCCCCTGATAGAATACTCtctgtctttttatccctagtgccttACGTAgggacttgataaatgcttattggtcgACTAATTGACCGTAGCGTATATAAAGGGGATTAATAGATCATGAGGCTAGAaggataggttggagccaggtagTGACacactttaaatgccaaatggaagcTTGTATTTGATCCCGGAGGTAATGGAGGTCATTGAATAGTGTAggaaaaagaacactggacttgtcATCAAGACAAGGTCTGAGTGACCTCTCTGAGCCCTGGGATCTCTGTGCCCATGGCTGAGTTCccccctctgcctcagtttccttatttgtcaaatgaagataGTACAGAACACCCGATAGCACCAGGAAACCAGGTAGACAGACCCCTCTGAGCCCTAGCCACCGtctgaccatggccaagtcaatTCATctccttgtttgtccttcactttcTTTGTAAAACtgagacgggggcagctagatggcgcagtggatggagcaccggccctggagtcaggagtacctgagttcaaatctggcctcagacacttaacacttactagctgtgtgaccctgggcaagtcacttaaccccaattgcctcactaaaacaaaacaaaacaaaacaaaaaaaacaaaaaactgagacAGTGTCTTGCTGGCCTCCCTTTCCAGCCTGGATCGCCTTGTGTAAACCTGCAAGACGAGCTGTTATTCTCCCACCCCATCAGAGAGCAGCTGTGGGAAAGGGAAACAGGTCTCTGCTCCTGTGCCCACCTACCCATTGCAGGGCCTGAGTCCTGACCTCCTCCAGCCGCAGCTGCAGGTCGGCCAACTGGTTATTCTGATGCAGGATCTCGTCATTCTTTTCCTCCACCAGTTTGAGCAGCTCGGCCCTGGTGTCCTCCATGGCCTTGTGCAAAGCCTGCTCCCGCTCAGTCAGGATGGCCCGAGTTTCAGAGAGTCCACTGAACCGGGCCATCAGCTCGGGGATCTCCTGAAACTGGATGAGGTGAGGGCACTCAGGGCGGCTGGGCAGGGCCAAGGGTACTGATCATGCCCAGGACTTGAAGCATCATCTTTCCCCCAGCACCCCCAAGAAGTAATAAATATCATTGcccacattttatagatcaggCTCAGAAAAGTAATGGAACTGAGCAGCGAGCGGTCCTTAaccttgggagggggaggagtgtctgtaatttgtattttgtatttttatttttttgcggggcaatgagggttaagtgacttgtccagggtcacacagctagtaagtgtcaagtgtctgaggtcagatttgaactcaggtcctcctgaaaccaggtgctttatccactttgccacctagttgccccctgtaaTTTTTATCACTACATTTcgatgtaattggtttcctttgtaatcctatgtattctaggatttttatttattatattttatgcatctaaaaacacCCTGCTGTATTTGGTGGCCCATGGTGTAATCCCTGTTActggaggaagctgaggctacCAGGTAGTCTGAGCTCAGGAattctgttgctgttgttttgttttgttttgttttgttttgttttggtggggcagtgaggattaagtgacttgcccagggtcacacagccagtaagtgtcgagtgtttgaggccagatttgaactcaggtcctcctgaatccagggctggtgctttatccactaggacacctagctgcccctaagatcaGGAATTCTGAGCTGCCATAGAGCCAGAGCCCATCAGGTGTCTCCAACAGAGCAAGCTCCCCCTGAATGCTCGACCAGCAGACCACCTAGAGAGGGAAGAACTGGCCCAGGCTGGAAACAGCAGGTCAGAGTTTCCCAGCAGATGAGCCCATGAGGGATGCTTCATTTCCAGCCTCCCGGGCACAATAGCACTTTTGTTGTTCAGCaatagctcaagtgtgggaatgctcataccccatcatttctctgttcttttatggtaacccccataattatctcaggtgtcatgataaatacagtgttggatttggccttgatatctgttaccaattatattagatttttaatttctcgcaggtgatgcaaaaagtgatgaaacaaagataaaaatgatttaaaaaaattaatattgcagcaattgtcttctcaatttaccctccacaagggggggggactatagaaagacccccccccccacacacacacacaaacatcagAAGAATCAAAACTGAATTCCATTGAGGTTAAAAGGACCAAGATTGGACCCACTaagtctgtcaataaacatttctcaaaTGCCTGAGGTGATAGGTGCTGAGCTAACTGCTGGGGATGGAATGAAAGTAAAAGACAggtcctgccttcagggagcttacagtctaggaggagataacatgaaaacaaccCTGTACAAACAAGCAACAGACaaataaattggaaatcatctcagagggaaggaccTGGAAACGAGAGGGGTTTGTTCTggcctcctgtagaaggtaggattggAGGAAGCCAGGCAAGAAGTCAAgaagtgaagatgaggagggagagtgatgTGAGGTCATGCCCCCCTCCCTTCTTAATGCCGCCTAGACTGCTGGATGTGGTTGATTTGCTAGTTATTTTTTCTGAATTGcttttttattctcctttaaaattttctgtttaaaGGATGATTTGGTTGAGGGGTATATTGGGAAATTAGTTGATATAAAACCACAAGCTATCaataaacagtaaaaaaaaaagaaagaaagaaagaggtattCATGGCACATTGCCAAaaattctcctccttccttccttccttccttccttccttccttccttccttccttccttccttccttccttccttccttccttccttccttccttccttccttccttcctccctccctccctccctccctccttccctcctttctttctttctttctttctttctttctttctttctttctttctttctttctttctttctttctttctttctttctttctttctttctttctttcttctttctttctttcacttattGCTATCCAAAGCCCCTGGAGGGTGGGCCACTAGGAGCTGGCCTATCTCTGGGCCTGCCTTGGCTCCAGTCCCAGGACTCACCTCCTGGGACTGGGCCACCACCTGCTCCAGGTACTGGGCGAAGGGTCTGTATTTCTGCTCTTGCCGCTCTAGCCGCTCCTTCTTCCGAGTGAGCTCCTGCAATTCCTCCTTCAGTGCCTCGGCCTCGGCCTCCTTCTGGGCGGCTGTTTGCCACCCTTCCTCTTCTCGGCGCCGGGCCCGACTCTGCTTAGCCTCTGTGTCCTGGTCAGAGGAGGAGGAGCTATCATTCCAGGCAGAGCGCCTCTCCTAGACCCCCAGGTTTgactccctgccctgccctctgTATGTTAGgttccatctagctgcacctCTCTGGAGATAGGGGGTCCTGGTCAGTGCCAGGGGACACAGAAGGTCTGCTGAGTGCCAGGCATTTCCTAGGAGGCACAGTTCTCCTGTGCCCCAAGAGCCTCCCACCTTCAGGAACTTGTCAAAGCGGACCACAGACTCCCTCAGGGCATTCTCCTTCTGCTCCAGCgtctctcttctctgcttcaGAGCTGACATCTTTACCTGGAACTCCTGaggttggagaagggagaggggaattcGGCTCCACCCCGCCCTcccatatacacatttatatacgtGTTGGGCTATGAGAAGAGAGGGAGTTAGCCAAGAACTGGAAACATTGTAGCATGTCGGAACTCAAAGGAGCCACAGAATGTGGAATTGAGGGGCTAGGCCAAATCTTAGAACACAGGACGtaaggcattttaaaatatggattcCCAGGGGTGGAcaaaaccttagaacatagaatatcatatttgggagggaccttagacaagagaatgtcagggctgggaggggccttagagcaGGGGATGTCAGGGCACAGATAAGAACCTCTAGCCAAGggagagtgatttgcccaagttcccaTATCACAGAGATTTAGTGGTCGATCTAGAATCCCTAGTGAGGCCTCCAAATCCCAGTCTGGGTTCCTTCCATCACAAAGTCTCCCCTGCCCACCAAAGACCCAGCCCATCTCCACATGTCCCCTAGGAGGACCCTCAGCTGCACCCAAGGGAGAGCTTGGGTACTGACAGGGACACAGGATGGAACTGCTTGAGCGCCCcgaggttccccccccccccatctagaGGCTGGCCGGCATGCCTGGAAGCCAGGGAGAGACACTGGCTGGCagccccatcttctcctcccctgcctcctcccttctctctccccctggcATTAAGGATGAGGCCGGGTCTCAGCAAACAAGGCCACCTCCTTCTTAGCCTGCAGGGCCTCCTCCATCTCCACCATCTCTTGCTTCTTCTCCAGCAGCTGGGTGGCTTGGCTGATATAGTCATCCTCATGGACTGGGGGCTTcctgagggaagaagaaagtgtgtggggaggggggcactTTGGGGCACCTCCCCAGCTGCCCTGTCACAGAAACCAAGGTTAGGTCCACTGCGAGGAAGCAGGAGGAGCCACTTGGGTGGACAAGGGCCAGTCTTGCCCATAGACACCATGGGTGGGTGCCTGCTTGATCTGATAATAGGGAATCCAGGGAACCCCTGCCTCCATATCTCCCCAACCAGTAATTCCATCATTGGTGACTCATCCAAGCCCCAACTGCCAACCCCTAATGATGGGACCTtgagtgagcctcagtttccccttctataaaatgagaaggttggaccgGATTGTTCTAAGGATTCTTCCAGTGCTAGACCTGTGTGATcctctgatgttctgtgttctaaagtaAATCAGTTGGTCAAGTGTGTGTTATGTCCTCACTGGGTGCTGGGCACTAGAGTGAGAGACCACAGTGCTTAGACTCGAGAAGAGGCaccaagtgtgtgtgtgagtgcagaTTAAATGTAAAGTGAAAACAAACACATTCACACAAAGTAGTCAGGTACAAGGTTGGGGGGGGCACAGCTCCCATTCTgatatcccctgttctcaggctcCTCTTAGctttgacatcccctgttctcaggcacctcccagctctgacatcccttcttttttttttttttttttggatgggcaatgagggtgaaggtgtctgaggtcaaatttgaactcagatcctcctgaatccagagctggtgctacctagctgccctgacatcaACTCTTTTGAGACCCCTCCCAGCCTTGACATCCCtagttctaaggttcctcccagctctgacatctcctcttctgaggcccctcccagtgTAGTTCAGAAGTCTctgttctcctggctctcctgGCTCTAAATATTCTAAATTCTGAGAGTACCCCTTCCCCCTGCTCTTCCATTCCATGCTTCTATTTTTCTTCCCAAAGGGCTTCTTCCTGGCTATCACAGTTATCTCATCCTAATCTGTGAAGCCCCCTTTGAAAGGGGGGCAGAGGTTagaggcaggaggaggagagggaccaTGGGGTGTCAGGTATAGAAAACCATTGAATAACAGGGTAGGAAATCGCTGGGATATAGATCTGTGGTCAGAAACCTCACCTGGAACCCAGTGACCCTGTAGATCTGGCAAAACTgcaccctcccaccccaccccaactccctCAGGAGCTGCTGGataggatctctctctctctgtgcaacCCCCTCCTCATTTACCACCACTCCCAACACTCTCAATGAGCAAAGCCAGGAGGCAGCTCCTGGGAATGACCCCTCACTTCAGCCAGTGGCCCCCACATCCCACGGAGGGGCTCTGCAGGAGGAGACGGTGTCCCAACCGACTCTGTCCTGGACCTGGCCGGTGCCCCACTCACTCTGTCCGCAGCTTTTCTTCCAAGACCATTTGGAAATATTCTTCCCAAGGCACAGCCATAGTTGCTATTTACTGCCCCAGGACTCTGCGAAGCCTGGAGTTTTGCCTGGAGTGTGCGCGCGCGGCACCCTGGGGGGCAGAGGATTAGAACCTGTTCAGCCACTCATCGCATCCTCCCGATATGGGAATGGGAGCTCAGCCCCCACGCGGTTGCTAGGGCAACAGCCAGCACAACGTTCTGTTGCTTGGTGCATGGCTCCAGCATTCTCTAGCCCTTTACACTGGGCGGTGTTAGCTCGCTGCCGACCCGATAATGTTTCTTAGATGCGGGGCTGGAGGAAGGGTGATGGAGAATAAGGTAGGAGACAAGATCTGCCCCCTACAGGAAACTTCTCCTACTTGGCTTGCTATTCCAGGGGAAGAGGTCAGGAGATAGAGTTTTAGGGGTCCCAGTCAgtcatcaagaatttattaagcgcttactgtgttccaggtattgggctaagccctggggatgaaaagaaagcccgtagtccctgccctcaaggagtgcgTTCTAATAGGAAAGACTATAAGCAAACAACCAAACGCAAACAAGGTAAATTCAGTCTGGCTGGGAGGCGGAGGCATTGGCGGGTGGGGcgactaggaaaggcttcctgctaCTGGGGGCGTGTGACTAGAGtattgaaagaagccaggaaaactaagaggcaaaggtgaggagggaggagaacAACCGTGAAACAGTACTCAGAAGGAGATGGAGTGGTTTGgtattatcaatcaatcaatcaatcaatcagagtAGGTGGGGGTCGCTGGACTGTACAGTGCCTGGGGGAGAGTACTGTGTAGGGTAGGAAGGCTAGgaagggggcaggttatgaagagctttgaacgACAAACGAAAGGTAGCTATTTAATCCTGAAGGTcatgggagccactggagctcatGGGGTGAGGGGCGTTTCACTTTACCATTATCAGATCTCTTTCAGGACTGGCATCTCCTAGACTGAAGGAGAGCTTGGGCTCCCCAGCCATCACTGCCGGTCCTAGGCTGATGGGAAAGAGGGTCCTGGGAAAATGTATTGTGTTGCTTAGGCCCACTTCCATCCAAGGTTTTTATATTTACCCAATCATCCAGCCTTTTGTTGGATCATTATGCACCCCCAACTCCCTCACAGAGTTGTCCTCCAAGACAGTCtgactctcccttcctctctccacccttccctccccctgaaTCCCAATCCTCAATTCTGGCACTTGTAAAATAAGATCCCTTCCCCATCTAAATTTACAGGGCAAGTAAAGGCTGAAAGTAAGacttcagagaagaaagagattatTGTGTACTGTGGTAGGGGAGGGGTCAAAAATCCTCGAAGCCTTCTTGGAGGAGGTGCCATCAAACATGGCTGTGACTGTGCCCTGGATTGTTggtgactgtttttttttctttttaaaatcctgaTGGTCCCTCCTCTTGTTTGATAGGAAAAGGGCTGTGGCTCCCTGCCCAGTCTTTCATTCAGAGATCACAAAGGGGGTTTTGTATTTCAAGAAGAAATGAGGCCCCCACCCTTGGCCAACTCCTTgtctttccctccctgctccacTGTAACCTCAAATGGTGCTATgaccatttcacagaagaggagaTTGAGGCcctgggacagtgagggttatgtGATCTTCTGATACAGCTGCAGGGCACCTAGGCACTCAGAGGCCTCAGACATGAGGCCTCAGGAAGCAGCAAGggagtggaaagagccttggtcATGGAGTtagaagctctgggttcaaatcccacctcagacactcagtatCTGTAGAATCTTAGGCAGTGGGGTCAACCTCATATAGACACAGGATCACTAAGACACATAAAAGGATCCCTTCGGGGCTATGCAgtcacttagaaaaccacaaattaacattatgttttgttgtatttttattttgttaaatatttcctaattacatgggggagggggcagggcaatgagggttaagtgacttgcccagggtcacacagctagtaagtgtcaagtatctgaggctggatttgaacccaggtcctcctgaatccagggcgggtgctttatccactgccacctagctgcccccttcctaattacattttaatctggtttaatCTGGTTCACCTGGCGGTCAACTATGCGGCGTATTTGACACCTCTAACATAGGAAAGTCAGTTATGTcaatgggactcagtttcctcctctataaaatgaaggggggtgAACTGAATAGACTTCGAGGCTCCTTTTAGTTCCGATTCCATGAGTCTGGATTTACTGACCTCTGGAACTCTGGCACTAGAAcaggaggggtcttagaacaaaggggaagggggcagctagatggcacagtggatagagcactggccctggattcaggagtacctgagttcaaatccagcctcagacacttgacacttactagctgtgtgaccctgggcaagtcacttaacccccactgccccgcaaaacaaaaacaaacaaaacaaacaaacaaaaaagaacaaaggggaaaCTGAGCCAAAGGAAGCAGGTGGCTCTGccggagtcacacagcaagtcagtgaCCAGGCCTGAACTGGGAGccgctctcaaagagctcattccctctctcactccctcaGGGAGGCACCTGGAGAAGTACAAGGGTACCTGTCCGTGGTGCTTGATGGTGCTAGAGGCCCAGACAGTTCTGAGAAGGGTGGTGGCTTCCTCCTCAGGGTCCAAAGGATCCCAGCCAGGAGGAACCTAACTAGGTCCAAAGAAAATCACCATAGCAAGTGGCCCTGGGGGTGTTTCCTCTTTTCTGAAGCCAGTGAAAAGGGAGATAAGAGGCAGGTAAATTCTTGGGCTAGGCACTCACCCGTACACCTGTCCTGGCTCCCAGCCAGCCCAGGCCACCTCTGTTGTTGCAGCAGGGTCAGGCCCCATTTCATTAATTCAACACCACCCCTGGGGAACTGTTGCATCAGTTATTTAAGGGGGAACCTTCCTCAAATAAAGAAAAACCCACCCCCGCTACACTGAGAATTGATCTTAGATCTGTTTTATTTGTTCTGCGTGCCCTGAATTCCCTGGGTTCAGTAACCTGAAGCAAAAGGCAGCCAAGCAGAGCCCTCCTCCCCCAGGGGCAAACATTGGCTCACGCTCCTGGCTTACACAATCCCCCCTGAAGGACAGGAAGCTGCCAAGGCCACATCTTAGGATCCACCATGGACTCAGATTGATAGAATTAGAGTATAAAACAGCCTAGCCTCAAATAGGGCTCAGTGATAATAGGTGACCTTTATCTGGtcctttgagggttttttttttgatcctcatagcaaccatGACTACCCTAGAGGTGCTATTGTTATacccatattacagataaggatttattttatttatttttttagtgaggcaattggggttaagtgacttgcccagggtcacacagctagtcaagtattaagtgtctgaggccggatttgaactcaggtcctcctgactccagggccggtgctctatccactgcgccatctagctacccttaAATAACTGATTTgatcaaagtcattcttttttttttttttttttggaggggcaatgggagttaagtgacttgcccagggtcacacagccagtaagtgtcaagtgtctgaggatggctttgaactcaggtctcctgaatccagggccagtgctttatccactgcgtcacctagctgcccccatattacagataaggaaacttgaggTTCAGAGGTAGTGATTTACGCAGGGTCTCTGACTGTGTGTGTTTGTTgtcatttgaatccaggtctttctgacatcaGTCCTGAGGCTTTAAACACTATGTCATATTGtaaggcagcatgatatagtggatagagtcctcATTTTGGAGGGATGTGACCTAAGTTGGAATTCTATTTATGTCCCCTATTTATGCCTCCTTAACCTTGGGAAAGCTGCTTcccctctgtgagcctcagtttccctacctgtaaaatgaaagaactgcAAGAGATCATCTTAAAAGTGCATTTCAGCTCCAAAATCCCTTGATTCTTACAAATTCCAGGGAATAATTGTTCTTCCCCCTCAATGAGTTAATCACAAATATTGCTTAAGTACTTACTGGAGACCGGTCTGTTCAGAGTGGGGTTGGGTGGGTAGTTGGTCTCAGACCGACTGATTcacctccacctcattttaccaGGTAAATGATAAATTTCTCAATTTAGGATTAGGAAGAAACAGGTTCAAACCAtatctcagtcacttactagccataGGACCCTGGGTGAGTGATTTAACTTCTCTAGACttaactgtaaaaaggggataattaggggcagctaggtggcacagtggatagagcaccagccctggagtcaggagtacctgagttcaaatccggcctcagacacttaacacttactagctgtgtgaccctgggcaagtcacttaacccccattgcctcattaaaaaaaagggggggggaataatTATATTTGCCCTACCCACATTGAAAGGCAGGACTGTGCAGCAGATAAGAACTGATGGAGAACCAGCCTCCGAGTCAGACAGACCTGGATTTgttctcgctctctctctttcccctaatCAAATACCTGGCTTTCAGGGTTGTTAGAACACCAAGGAGATAATCAATGCAAATCCATTTGCAAACTCTATGGCATGGACACTTGCcagccttccctcccctccctttccctctcctcccctcccttttcctcctctttcctccccttcccttcccttccctttcttccccttcccttcccttctgccttcccactttcttccccttcccttttcttcccgtcccttctttttctttacccttcCCTTCCTTGTTTTAGCTTCTTTCTCATGTTCTGTCCCTTGCCTGAATTTATCCCTTTTGACTAGTTAAAGGAAACCACTTTCCCACCCCATAGAGTACTAGATGATTCTATGCTTTGATTGTGAGATAAGGAGCCTGAGAATGGGGAAGATAGCCAAgcaagataagaaagaaaaaattaacgcAACAaattggt includes:
- the CFAP73 gene encoding cilia- and flagella-associated protein 73, giving the protein MAVPWEEYFQMVLEEKLRTEKPPVHEDDYISQATQLLEKKQEMVEMEEALQAKKEEFQVKMSALKQRRETLEQKENALRESVVRFDKFLKDTEAKQSRARRREEEGWQTAAQKEAEAEALKEELQELTRKKERLERQEQKYRPFAQYLEQVVAQSQEFQEIPELMARFSGLSETRAILTEREQALHKAMEDTRAELLKLVEEKNDEILHQNNQLADLQLRLEEVRTQALQWESRWIHIQNTAAQKTLLLGQIKMAALNLFQTVCKQKKEVPSLAVEDTEGQLEQVQRYFQDLSAMLAKPHQGDPGPPAADH